One Nocardioides dongkuii genomic window, GCGACCACGTCCGTGGTGCGGGTCTCGGCCCAGGAGAGCTCGGGGTGGGCGTGCAGGTCGCGCCGCAGGCCGACCAGCTCGGCCTCGTGCGTGTCCACGACGCCGGCCAGGAGCGAGGGGAGGGAGTCGTCGAGGGCCATCACCCCCGAGGTTAGTTCACCGGGCGTCGTACGCCGCGAGGACCTGGTCGGCGGCGACCGGCGCCGGCAGCTCGCCGGCCAGCACCTGCTCGCGCACCCGGTCGCGGATCGCACGCACGCCGGGCGAGTGCCGCAGCCGCTGGTCCAGCTCGTCGCGCACCAGCGCCCAGGTGAAGTCCAGCTGCTGGCGCGCCCGCTTCGCGGCCAGGCCGTCGGCGCCGAGGTGGTCGCGGTGCGCCAGCACCCGGTCCCACAGGTCCGCCACGCCGACGTCGGTGAGGCCGGAGCAGGTGACGACGGGCGGCGCCCACTCGTCCTTGCCCCGGACCAGCCGGAGCGCGCCGGCGAGCTCGCGCGCCGCGGAGCGGGCCTCCTGCTCGCGGTCGCCGTCGGCCTTGTTGACCGCGACCACGTCGGCGATCTCCAGGATGCCCTTCTTGATGCCCTGGAGCTGGTCGCCGGTGCGGGCCAGGGTGAGGAAGAGGAAGGTGTCGACCATCCCGGCGACGGTGACCTCGGACTGCCCGACGCCGACGGTCTCGACCAGCACCACGTCGTACGCCGCGGACTCGAGGACCGCCATCGCCTGGACGGTCGCCCGCGCGACACCGCCGAGGGTGCCCGCGCTCGGGGAGGGGCGGATGAACGCGCCCGGGTCGACGCTGAGCCGGGCCATCCGGGTCTTGTCACCGAGCACCGAGCCGCCGGTGCGCACGCTCGAGGGGTCGACGGCGAGGACGCCGACCCGGTGGCCGGCCGCGGTCAGCCGGCCGCCGAGGGCCTCGATGAACGTCGACTTGCCGACGCCGGGCACGCCGGAGATGCCGACCCGGACCGCCGGTGAGCGCACGCCGGCGCCCCCGCCCTCGGCGAGCCGGGTCAGCAGGTCGCGGGCCAGCTCGCGGTGCTGCGGACGGGAGGACTCCACGAGCGTGATCGCCCGCGAGACCGACGCGCGCCGGCCCTCGCGGATGCCCTCGAGGAGGGCGTCGACGTCAGGAGCCGGCATCGTGCCCGAGCTGCTCGCGCAGCGCGGCCAGCAGGTCGAGCGCCGACTCGGCGATGACGGTGCCGGGCAGGAACACCGCCGCGGCGCCCATCTCCCGCAGCGTCGGGACGTCGTCCGGCGGGATGACGCCGCCGATGACGACCATGATGTCGGGGCGTCCCTGGTCGGCGAGCGCCTGGCGCAGCGCGGGCAGCAGCGCGAGGTGGCCGGCCGCGAGCGAGCTCACCCCGACGATGTGCACGTCAGCGTCGACGGCCTGCTGGGCGACCTCCTCCGGCGTGGAGAACAGCGGCCCCACGTCGACGTCGAAGCCCAGGTCGGCGAAGGCCGAGACCACGACCTTCTGGCCGCGGTCGTGGCCGTCCTGGCCCATCTTCGCGACCAGGATGCGGGGCCGGCGGCCCTCGGCCTCCTCGAACTCCTCGGTGGCGTCGAGCACCTGCTGGAGCAGGGTGCCGTCACCCTCGGTGGCGGTGTCGCGGTACACGCCGCTGATCGTACGGATCACGGCCTGGTGGCGGCCGTACACCTTCTCCAGCGCGTCGGAGATCTCGCCGACGGTGGCCTTGGCCCGGGCGGCGTCGACGGCCAGCGCGAGCAGGTTGCCGTCCAGGGAGCCCCGCTCGGCGCCGCGGTCGGCGCTGTTGGTCAGCGCCTCCAGCGTCCGACGTACCTCGTCGTCGTCGCGCTCGGCCCGCAGCCGCTCCAGCTTGGCGATCTGCTGGCGGTAGACGTCGTCGTTGTCGACGCGCAGCACGTCGAGCTTGTCCTCGGCCGCGAGGCGGAAGGTGTTGACGCCGATGACCTTCTGCGCGCCGGAGTCGATGCGCGCCTGGGTGCGGGCCGCCGCCTCCTCGATCCGGAGCTTCGGGATGCCCTGCTCGATCGCCTTCGCCATCCCGCCGGCCTGCTCGGCCTCCTGGATGTGCGCCCACGCCCGCTCGGCGAGGTCGTGGGTGAGCCGCTCGATGTAGTAGGAGCCGGCCCAGGGGTCGATGGTGCCGGTGGTGCCGCTCTCCTGCTGGAGCAGCAGCTGGGTGTTGCGGGCGATCCGCGCCGAGAAGTCGGTCGGCAGCGCGATCGCCTCGTCGAGGGCGTTGGTGTGCAGCGACTGGGTGTGGCCCTGGGTGGCGGCCATCGCCTCGATCGCCGTCCGGCCCACGTTGTTGAAGACGTCCTGCGCGGTGAGCGACCAGCCGCTGGTCTGGCTGTGCGTGCGCAGGCTGAGCGACTTGGGGTTCTGCGGGTCGAACTGGCGCACCAGGCGCGACCAGAGCGCGCGGGCGGCGCGCATCTTGGCGATCTCCATGTAGAAGTTCATGCCGATCGCCCAGAAGAACGAGAGCCGCGGCGCGAACTGGTCGATCGTCATGCCGGTCTCGAGGCCGGCGCGGATGTACTCGACGCCGTCCGCCAACGTGTAGGCGAGCTCGAGGTCGGCCGTCGCCCCGGCCTCCTGGATGTGGTAGCCGGAGATCGAGATCGAGTTGAAGCGCGGCATCCTCGCCGAGGTGTAGCTGAAGATGTCGGAGATGATCCGCATCGACGGCGCCGGCGGGTAGATGTAGGTGTTGCGGACCATGAACTCCTTGAGGATGTCGTTCTGGATGGTCCCCGCGAGCTGCTCCGGATTCACCCCCTGCTCCTCGGCCGCCGCGATGTAGAGCGCCAGCACCGGCAGCACCGCGCCGTTCATCGTCATCGACACCGACATCTCGTCGAGCGGGATGCCGTCGAAGAGCGTGCGGGCGTCGTAGATCGAGTCGATCGCCACGCCGGCCATGCCGACGTCGCCGCGCACCCGCGGGTGGTCGGAGTCGTAGCCGCGGTGGGTGGCGAGGTCGAAGGCGACGCTCAGCCCCTTCTGGCCGGCGGCCAGGTTGCGGCGGTAGAAGGCGTTGGACTCCTCGGCCGTCGAGAACCCGGCGTACTGCCGGATCGTCCAGGGCTGGGTCGTGTACATCGTCGGGTACGGACCGCGCAGGAACGGGCTCAGCCCGGGCCAGGTGTCGAGGGCGTCGAGGCCCGCGAGGTCCTCGGGCCCGTACGACGGCTTGATCTCGATGCCCTCGGGCGAGGTCCAGGGCTGCGCAGCCGTCGCTCCCGCCGGGGAGGCGGGACCACCCGCGAGCGGGAGGCCGGAGAAGGACTTCGGGATCGTCATGCGAGCTGCTCCCTGACTCGGGTGAGGAAGGCGAGGGCGTCGACGCCCATCGCGCAGGAGTCGTCGGCGTGGTCGGCCGGCTTGCCCGCCACGACGACGTACGACGCCCCGGCGGCGCGGAGGGCGTCCGCGGCGGCGGCGCCCCAGGCGGCGTACGCCGGGTCGGCGCCGGCGAGGCAGACGACCGGCTGGCCGTCGTACGCCGCGACCAGGTCGTCGGCGTCGGCGGTCGGTCCCGCGACGTCGACGGCGACCCCGCCGGCGGCGAGGAGGTTGGTGGCGAAGGTGGCGCGCGCCGTGTGCGCGGCCACCGGGCCCATCGTCGCGAGGAAGACGTGGGCAGCCGCCGGCTCGTCCCGCAGCGCCTCGAAGCTCGCGCCGTAGGACCGGACCTCGGCCCACCTCCCGTCCGGCTCGCGGTCGGGCAGCGTCTCGGCGAGGTTCGGGAACTCCGAGAGCCCGGTGATCGGGCGCTTGCGCTGCGCGACCTGCTTCTCGCGGGCGGCCACCGTGGCGGCGATCTCGGCGTCCAGGTCGGCCCCGTCCTCGAGCCGGCCGAACAGCTCCCACGCGGCGACGGCGAGGTCGTCGGTGAGCCGCTCGACGGCGTACGCGCCGCCGGCGGGGTCGGCGACCTTGGCGACGTGCGCCTCGTCGACGAGCAGGTGCGAGGTGTTGCGCGCGATCCGGCGGCCGAAGAGGTCCGGCCGACCGAGCGGGCTGTCGAACGGCAGCACCGTGACCGCGTCCGCGCCGCCGACGCCCGCGGCGAACGCGGCGACCGTGGTGCGCAGCATGTTCACGTAGGGGTCGTAGCGGGTCATCATCGGCCGGCTGGTGACCACGTGCTGCCGCTGGTCGACGGGCTCGCCGGTGGTCGAGCTCAGCTCGAGCACCCGCGCCCAGAGTCGGCGGGCGGCGCGGAGCTTGGCGATCGTCGGGAACTGCTCGTCGGTCGCGGCGTACCGGAACTCCACGAGACGCGCGGCCTCGTCGGCCGGCACGCCGGCGAGCTCGAGCGCGCGCAGCACCCGCACCCCCAGCACCAGCGACTGCGCCAGCTCCTGGACGTCGGACGCGCCGCGGTCGTGGACGGCGGTGCCGTCGACCACGAACGCCAGCGTGCCGGCGTCCCGGGCGAGCCCGGCCGCCTCGACCAGGACGTCGTCGGCGGCGGTCGCGGGCACACCGAGGTTGGTGCCGACGGCGAGCTCGCGCCCCCCGGCGTACGACAGGAACGCGCGGGCGGCCTCCAGCGGCGCGTCCGGGGCGTCGAGGACGACGGGAGCGAGGTCGAGGAGGACGCCGTCGAGCAGCGTGGCCAGGTCGGTGCCGTCGGTGCCGACCCACAGGGAGGTGACGCCGCCCTCGAGGTCGACCCGCGCCTCCTCGTTGAGCAGGGTGGCCGCTCCCGCGCCGAGGTGGGCGCGGACGTCCCAGGCCCCGACCCGGGTGGGCCGGCCGGCGGTCACCAGGCCGTCGAGCAGGTCGGGCGTGCCGAGCGGCGTGACCTCGA contains:
- the scpA gene encoding methylmalonyl-CoA mutase, producing the protein MTIPKSFSGLPLAGGPASPAGATAAQPWTSPEGIEIKPSYGPEDLAGLDALDTWPGLSPFLRGPYPTMYTTQPWTIRQYAGFSTAEESNAFYRRNLAAGQKGLSVAFDLATHRGYDSDHPRVRGDVGMAGVAIDSIYDARTLFDGIPLDEMSVSMTMNGAVLPVLALYIAAAEEQGVNPEQLAGTIQNDILKEFMVRNTYIYPPAPSMRIISDIFSYTSARMPRFNSISISGYHIQEAGATADLELAYTLADGVEYIRAGLETGMTIDQFAPRLSFFWAIGMNFYMEIAKMRAARALWSRLVRQFDPQNPKSLSLRTHSQTSGWSLTAQDVFNNVGRTAIEAMAATQGHTQSLHTNALDEAIALPTDFSARIARNTQLLLQQESGTTGTIDPWAGSYYIERLTHDLAERAWAHIQEAEQAGGMAKAIEQGIPKLRIEEAAARTQARIDSGAQKVIGVNTFRLAAEDKLDVLRVDNDDVYRQQIAKLERLRAERDDDEVRRTLEALTNSADRGAERGSLDGNLLALAVDAARAKATVGEISDALEKVYGRHQAVIRTISGVYRDTATEGDGTLLQQVLDATEEFEEAEGRRPRILVAKMGQDGHDRGQKVVVSAFADLGFDVDVGPLFSTPEEVAQQAVDADVHIVGVSSLAAGHLALLPALRQALADQGRPDIMVVIGGVIPPDDVPTLREMGAAAVFLPGTVIAESALDLLAALREQLGHDAGS
- the meaB gene encoding methylmalonyl Co-A mutase-associated GTPase MeaB, translated to MPAPDVDALLEGIREGRRASVSRAITLVESSRPQHRELARDLLTRLAEGGGAGVRSPAVRVGISGVPGVGKSTFIEALGGRLTAAGHRVGVLAVDPSSVRTGGSVLGDKTRMARLSVDPGAFIRPSPSAGTLGGVARATVQAMAVLESAAYDVVLVETVGVGQSEVTVAGMVDTFLFLTLARTGDQLQGIKKGILEIADVVAVNKADGDREQEARSAARELAGALRLVRGKDEWAPPVVTCSGLTDVGVADLWDRVLAHRDHLGADGLAAKRARQQLDFTWALVRDELDQRLRHSPGVRAIRDRVREQVLAGELPAPVAADQVLAAYDAR
- a CDS encoding methylmalonyl-CoA mutase family protein, which translates into the protein MTQPEGAVDGGLDEPTDLEPEQGSLDLAAPEDRHTREEWEAATAAVLRKTRRLSEDDPDAAVWEKLTRTTLDGIEVTPLGTPDLLDGLVTAGRPTRVGAWDVRAHLGAGAATLLNEEARVDLEGGVTSLWVGTDGTDLATLLDGVLLDLAPVVLDAPDAPLEAARAFLSYAGGRELAVGTNLGVPATAADDVLVEAAGLARDAGTLAFVVDGTAVHDRGASDVQELAQSLVLGVRVLRALELAGVPADEAARLVEFRYAATDEQFPTIAKLRAARRLWARVLELSSTTGEPVDQRQHVVTSRPMMTRYDPYVNMLRTTVAAFAAGVGGADAVTVLPFDSPLGRPDLFGRRIARNTSHLLVDEAHVAKVADPAGGAYAVERLTDDLAVAAWELFGRLEDGADLDAEIAATVAAREKQVAQRKRPITGLSEFPNLAETLPDREPDGRWAEVRSYGASFEALRDEPAAAHVFLATMGPVAAHTARATFATNLLAAGGVAVDVAGPTADADDLVAAYDGQPVVCLAGADPAYAAWGAAAADALRAAGASYVVVAGKPADHADDSCAMGVDALAFLTRVREQLA